A part of Halobaculum sp. MBLA0143 genomic DNA contains:
- the rpmC gene encoding 50S ribosomal protein L29, which produces MAILHTEEIRDMTAAERQQELEDLETELLNAKAVQAAGGAPENPGRYGELKRTIARIKTIQREEGDVE; this is translated from the coding sequence ATGGCGATCCTCCACACCGAGGAGATCCGCGACATGACGGCGGCGGAACGCCAGCAGGAGCTCGAGGATCTGGAGACGGAGCTCCTCAACGCGAAGGCGGTTCAGGCGGCCGGTGGTGCGCCGGAGAACCCCGGTCGGTACGGTGAGCTGAAGCGAACGATCGCGCGGATCAAGACGATCCAGCGCGAGGAAGGCGACGTAGAGTAA
- a CDS encoding 30S ribosomal protein S3 yields MADEQAFIEDGLQRTQIDEFFEEELGRAGYGGMDVAKTPMGTQIVLKAEKPGMVIGKGGKNIRKITTELEDRFDMDDPQIDVQEVDEPDLNARVVADKLANALERGWYFRRAGHTTIDRIMDAGALGAEIVLSGKVTGARSRVEKFNRGYIKHNGEPANDVVDDGQGVAVMQLGTIGVTVKIIPPEAKLPDDFEVSEDAEAPEVEQQVEDEGVESLLEEPDEVPEAEPADVDTDEEPDDAVSEEVVEEVVEETELPGEEEAVDVPGGDEEEIDEELDDLDEEVESEAADLVGEMEEASEGDEDEGGE; encoded by the coding sequence ATGGCGGACGAACAGGCGTTCATCGAGGACGGGCTCCAGCGCACGCAGATCGACGAGTTCTTCGAAGAAGAGCTCGGTCGAGCGGGCTACGGCGGCATGGACGTCGCCAAGACGCCGATGGGGACACAGATCGTCCTGAAGGCGGAGAAGCCCGGGATGGTGATCGGCAAGGGTGGGAAGAACATCCGGAAGATCACCACGGAGCTGGAAGATCGGTTCGACATGGACGATCCGCAGATCGACGTGCAGGAGGTCGACGAGCCGGACCTCAACGCCCGGGTCGTCGCCGACAAGCTCGCCAACGCCCTCGAACGGGGCTGGTACTTCCGGCGGGCCGGCCACACGACGATCGACCGGATCATGGACGCGGGCGCGCTGGGCGCCGAGATCGTCCTCTCCGGGAAGGTGACGGGCGCTCGTTCGCGCGTCGAGAAGTTCAACCGCGGCTACATCAAGCACAACGGCGAGCCGGCGAACGACGTGGTCGACGACGGCCAGGGCGTCGCCGTGATGCAGCTCGGCACCATCGGCGTGACGGTGAAGATCATCCCGCCGGAGGCGAAGCTGCCGGACGACTTCGAGGTCAGCGAGGACGCCGAGGCCCCCGAGGTCGAACAACAGGTCGAAGACGAGGGCGTCGAGTCGCTCCTGGAGGAGCCCGACGAGGTGCCCGAGGCCGAACCGGCGGACGTCGACACCGACGAGGAGCCGGACGACGCCGTCTCCGAGGAGGTCGTCGAGGAGGTCGTCGAGGAGACGGAGCTCCCCGGCGAAGAGGAGGCCGTCGACGTCCCCGGCGGCGACGAAGAGGAGATCGACGAGGAACTGGACGACCTCGACGAGGAAGTCGAGAGCGAGGCGGCCGACCTCGTCGGCGAGATGGAAGAGGCGTCCGAAGGCGACGAAGACGAGGGGGGTGAGTGA
- a CDS encoding 50S ribosomal protein L22, which produces MGISYSVEADPDTTAKGMLRDRNISLKHSKAIARELRGETVADAKAYLEAVIAEEQSVPFRQHNSGVGHRGDIDGWDAGRYPEKAAEDFLKLLENVSNNADRQGFDADAMEIKHTAPHKVGEQTSQQPRAMGRASPHNTPEVDVEMIIEEVEN; this is translated from the coding sequence ATGGGAATCAGCTACAGCGTCGAGGCGGACCCGGACACCACCGCGAAGGGGATGCTCCGAGACCGCAACATCAGTCTGAAGCACAGCAAGGCCATCGCCCGCGAGCTCCGCGGCGAGACGGTCGCCGACGCGAAGGCGTACCTGGAGGCCGTGATCGCGGAAGAACAGTCGGTGCCGTTCCGGCAGCACAACTCCGGTGTCGGCCACCGGGGGGACATCGACGGCTGGGACGCGGGTCGGTACCCGGAGAAGGCCGCCGAGGACTTCCTGAAGCTGTTGGAGAACGTCTCCAACAACGCCGACCGTCAGGGGTTCGACGCCGACGCGATGGAGATCAAACACACCGCACCCCACAAGGTGGGTGAACAGACGAGCCAGCAGCCCCGTGCGATGGGGCGGGCGAGTCCGCACAACACACCCGAGGTGGACGTAGAGATGATCATCGAGGAGGTCGAGAACTGA
- a CDS encoding 30S ribosomal protein S19, with translation MSTEYRTGREGEFTYRGHTLDELDEMDLDEVTELLPARARRSIQRGLDTEQQKLLEQAREAGEEETANDPIRTHLRDMPIVPEFVGLTFAVYTGQSFERVEVEPEMIGHYLGEFQLTRTSVEHGQAGIGATRSSKFVPLK, from the coding sequence ATGTCGACAGAGTACAGAACCGGCCGCGAGGGTGAGTTCACCTACCGCGGCCACACGCTCGACGAGCTCGACGAGATGGATCTCGACGAGGTGACGGAACTGCTGCCCGCACGCGCGCGGCGAAGCATCCAGCGGGGGCTGGACACGGAACAACAGAAGCTGCTCGAACAGGCCCGCGAGGCCGGCGAGGAGGAGACCGCGAACGACCCGATCCGGACGCACCTCCGGGACATGCCGATCGTCCCGGAGTTCGTCGGACTGACGTTCGCGGTGTACACCGGTCAGTCGTTCGAGCGCGTCGAGGTGGAGCCGGAGATGATCGGCCACTACCTCGGGGAGTTCCAGTTGACCCGCACGTCCGTCGAACACGGACAGGCCGGCATCGGCGCGACCCGGTCCTCGAAGTTCGTGCCCCTGAAGTGA
- a CDS encoding 50S ribosomal protein L2: MGARIQGQRRGRGGSTFRAPSHRYKSDKQHKTVEDDDTVTGEVVGIEHDPARSAPLADVEFEDGDRRLVLAPEGITTGQEIQIGVSAEIEPGNTLPLAEIPEGVPVCNVESKPGDGGKFARASGVSATLLTHDRNVTVVQLPSDEVKRLNPDCQATIGVVAAGGRTEKPFVKAGNKHHKMKARGTKYPRVRGVAMNAIDHPFGGGGRQHPGKPKSISRDAPPGRKVGDIASKRTGTGRDS, from the coding sequence ATGGGCGCACGAATCCAAGGACAACGACGTGGTCGCGGCGGCTCGACGTTCCGAGCCCCGTCGCACCGCTACAAGTCGGACAAACAGCACAAGACCGTCGAGGACGACGACACGGTGACCGGTGAGGTCGTCGGGATCGAACACGACCCGGCGCGGTCAGCACCGCTGGCGGACGTGGAGTTCGAGGACGGCGACCGCCGCCTCGTGCTCGCCCCGGAGGGGATCACGACCGGCCAGGAGATCCAGATCGGCGTCTCGGCGGAGATCGAGCCGGGCAACACGCTGCCGTTGGCGGAGATCCCGGAGGGGGTCCCCGTCTGCAACGTGGAGTCGAAGCCGGGCGACGGCGGGAAGTTCGCCCGTGCGTCGGGCGTGTCGGCGACACTGCTGACCCACGACCGCAACGTGACGGTCGTCCAGCTGCCCAGCGACGAGGTCAAGCGGCTGAACCCGGACTGCCAGGCCACGATCGGCGTGGTCGCCGCCGGCGGCCGGACGGAGAAGCCGTTCGTGAAGGCCGGCAACAAACACCACAAGATGAAGGCACGTGGGACGAAGTACCCGCGTGTCCGCGGCGTGGCGATGAACGCCATCGACCACCCGTTCGGCGGCGGGGGGCGCCAGCACCCCGGCAAGCCCAAGTCCATCTCGCGGGACGCTCCGCCGGGACGGAAGGTGGGCGACATCGCCTCGAAACGAACCGGAACCGGGAGGGACTCGTAA
- a CDS encoding 50S ribosomal protein L23, whose translation MSVVHHPLVTEKAMDEMDFANKLQFVVDSDATKPEIREEVESRFEVAVTSVNTQVTPQGRKKATLRLSEEDDAQDVASRIGVF comes from the coding sequence ATGAGTGTCGTTCACCACCCGCTCGTGACGGAGAAGGCGATGGACGAGATGGACTTCGCCAACAAGCTCCAGTTCGTCGTCGACTCGGACGCGACGAAGCCGGAGATCCGCGAGGAAGTGGAGTCGCGGTTCGAGGTGGCGGTGACGAGCGTAAACACGCAGGTGACGCCACAGGGTCGAAAGAAGGCGACCCTGCGGCTCTCGGAGGAGGACGACGCACAGGACGTCGCCTCCAGAATCGGGGTGTTCTGA
- the rpl4p gene encoding 50S ribosomal protein L4, whose amino-acid sequence MTTTVYDLDGEASGETELPAVFDTTFRPDVIRRAVLAAQANRKQAYGVDEFAGMRTPAESQGSGRGMAHVPRENGQGRRVPQTVSGRKAHPPKADKDQGKQINDKERKLAVRSALAATTDAELVADRGHEFDDDLEVPLVVTDEFEDLVKTREVADLLESLGVYADVERADDGRKIKAGQGSTRGRKYREPVSVLFVTSEEPSRAARNLAGVDVTTAAEVNAEDLAPGTHPGRLTLFTESALAEVSDR is encoded by the coding sequence ATGACGACGACAGTGTACGACCTGGACGGCGAAGCGAGCGGGGAGACGGAGCTCCCGGCCGTGTTCGACACGACGTTCCGCCCGGACGTGATCCGGCGGGCCGTGCTCGCCGCGCAGGCGAACCGGAAGCAGGCTTACGGCGTAGACGAGTTCGCCGGCATGCGGACGCCGGCGGAGTCCCAGGGTTCGGGCCGCGGGATGGCCCACGTCCCCCGGGAGAACGGGCAGGGGCGGCGCGTGCCCCAGACCGTCTCCGGGCGGAAGGCCCACCCGCCGAAGGCCGACAAGGACCAGGGCAAACAGATCAACGACAAAGAACGGAAGCTCGCAGTTCGGTCGGCGCTGGCGGCGACGACCGACGCCGAACTCGTCGCCGACCGCGGCCACGAGTTCGACGACGACCTGGAGGTTCCGCTCGTCGTCACCGACGAGTTCGAGGACCTCGTCAAGACCCGGGAGGTCGCCGACCTCCTGGAGTCGCTCGGCGTGTACGCGGACGTCGAGCGGGCCGACGACGGCCGCAAGATCAAGGCCGGTCAGGGGTCGACCCGTGGCCGGAAGTACAGAGAACCCGTCTCGGTCCTGTTCGTGACGAGCGAGGAGCCGTCGCGTGCGGCTCGCAACCTGGCGGGCGTGGACGTGACGACCGCCGCCGAGGTGAACGCCGAGGATCTCGCTCCCGGCACCCACCCCGGTCGGCTGACGTTGTTCACGGAGTCCGCGCTGGCGGAGGTGAGTGACCGATGA
- a CDS encoding 50S ribosomal protein L3, with amino-acid sequence MPQPSRPRKGSTGFGPRTRSASEVPRLRSWPDDDGAAGVQGFAGYKAGMTHVVMVNDEDDSARQGMEESVPVTVVEVPEMRAVAVRAYEETSYGKKPLTEVWTSEFHSELDRTLDLPNEDTFEPDAAELRELVDDGTVDDLRFITHTQPATLSNVPKKEPDVMETRVGGGSIEDRLEYALDLVEGGGSHTFGDVFRAGEYLDTAGITKGKGTQGPVKRWGVQKRKGKHARQGWRRRIGNLGPWNPSRVRSTVPQQGQTGYHQRTELNKRLLDFGEGDDASVDGGFVNYGEVDGRYALVKGSLPGPEKRLLRFRPAVRPNDQPRLDPEVRYVSTESNQG; translated from the coding sequence ATGCCACAACCAAGCAGACCACGCAAGGGCTCGACGGGCTTCGGCCCGCGCACGCGCTCGGCCAGCGAAGTCCCGCGCCTCCGCTCGTGGCCCGACGACGACGGGGCCGCCGGAGTGCAGGGCTTCGCGGGCTACAAGGCAGGGATGACCCACGTCGTGATGGTGAACGACGAGGACGACTCCGCCCGACAGGGGATGGAGGAGTCCGTACCGGTCACCGTCGTGGAGGTCCCGGAGATGCGCGCGGTCGCAGTCAGAGCCTACGAGGAAACGTCGTACGGAAAGAAACCGCTGACGGAGGTGTGGACGAGTGAGTTCCACAGCGAACTGGACCGCACACTCGACCTCCCGAACGAGGACACCTTCGAGCCGGACGCCGCGGAGCTGCGGGAGCTCGTCGACGACGGCACGGTCGACGACCTGCGGTTCATCACCCACACGCAGCCGGCGACGCTGTCGAACGTCCCGAAGAAGGAGCCGGACGTGATGGAGACGCGCGTCGGCGGCGGCAGTATCGAGGATCGGCTGGAGTACGCCCTCGACCTGGTCGAGGGTGGCGGCAGCCACACCTTCGGTGACGTGTTCCGGGCGGGGGAGTACCTCGACACCGCCGGGATCACGAAGGGGAAGGGAACTCAGGGCCCCGTCAAGCGTTGGGGCGTCCAGAAGCGGAAGGGGAAGCACGCCCGCCAGGGGTGGCGGCGCCGGATCGGCAACCTCGGTCCGTGGAACCCCTCCCGGGTCCGGTCGACGGTGCCCCAGCAGGGGCAGACCGGCTACCACCAGCGGACGGAACTGAACAAGCGACTGCTGGACTTCGGCGAGGGGGACGACGCCTCCGTCGACGGCGGCTTCGTCAACTACGGCGAGGTCGACGGGCGGTACGCCCTCGTGAAGGGTTCGCTGCCCGGTCCGGAGAAGCGGCTCCTCCGCTTCCGTCCGGCGGTCCGACCGAACGACCAGCCGCGTCTCGACCCCGAGGTGCGGTACGTGTCCACGGAGTCTAACCAAGGATGA
- a CDS encoding putative RNA uridine N3 methyltransferase yields MNGTGLDVLVPSSLVREAEDGREATRKLGYVARAATVFRADRLAVFPDGEGETDRGEEFVYTVLAYAATAPYLRREAWDRREELQHVGVLPPLLPDTSGPDGSELRDGIVTEVGPEGRVRVNCGTQHPISLRAPPDEVPSEGERVTVRVSSREPVRAKLADGDTPSPAVERADLADALADADVSVAASRHGDTLSVTELEVVTARLRDADRVAVAFGAPARGLPSILGYPEDAAVDPADTRFDRWLNTVPNQGSEVVRTEEAMFASLSALSLPP; encoded by the coding sequence ATGAACGGGACGGGACTCGACGTGCTCGTGCCGTCGTCGCTCGTCCGGGAGGCCGAGGACGGCCGCGAGGCCACGCGAAAGCTCGGCTACGTCGCCCGCGCGGCGACGGTCTTCCGGGCGGACCGGTTGGCCGTCTTCCCCGACGGGGAAGGCGAGACAGACAGGGGCGAGGAGTTCGTCTACACGGTGTTGGCGTACGCGGCGACCGCACCCTACCTCAGACGCGAGGCGTGGGACCGCCGCGAGGAGCTCCAACACGTCGGCGTGCTCCCGCCCCTGCTGCCAGACACCTCCGGCCCGGACGGGTCGGAGCTACGAGACGGAATCGTGACCGAGGTCGGACCTGAAGGCCGCGTCCGGGTCAATTGCGGAACGCAACACCCGATCTCCCTGCGGGCGCCTCCAGACGAGGTGCCTTCGGAGGGAGAGCGCGTCACCGTCAGGGTCTCTTCGAGAGAGCCGGTCCGCGCGAAGCTGGCGGACGGCGACACACCGTCGCCGGCCGTCGAGCGTGCGGACCTCGCGGACGCCCTCGCCGACGCCGACGTGTCGGTCGCCGCCTCCCGTCACGGGGACACCCTCTCCGTGACGGAGTTAGAGGTGGTCACGGCCCGGCTGCGCGACGCGGACCGCGTCGCCGTCGCGTTCGGCGCCCCGGCCAGGGGGCTGCCGTCGATCCTCGGGTACCCCGAGGACGCGGCGGTCGACCCCGCAGACACGCGGTTCGACCGCTGGCTGAACACGGTTCCGAACCAGGGCAGCGAGGTGGTGCGCACGGAGGAGGCGATGTTCGCCTCGCTGAGCGCCCTCTCGCTGCCCCCGTGA
- a CDS encoding amidohydrolase — MTDAADLVISDGVVHTLDEPDEVYEAVAVRDGTVVRLGSTHDVEFLAGPETERIDLEGRVLLPGFVDAHTHLTNAGRSLVHADLSPAGSADEAVDLLARRAAETADGASAADAGDPAEYVLGFGYDESTWPEGEYLTAAQLDSVGDDRPVVAFREDMHVASVDSVALERHRDDMPDDDVQTTDGEPTGVVVEEAVDPLYEAVEPDPGDTRELIEAAQAAAASRGVTGVHDMVRRSHAPGVYREMAATDDLDVRVRLNYWTDHLDALIETGARTNHGSEMVQTGAVKTYTDGSFGGRTAKLSEPYADGDGTGQWVVDPAELREHVRRATAHGFQFTAHAIGDEAVRAVVEAYETHGDPDARHRIEHVELVDDDLLDRMADAGIVASVQPNFLKWAGEDGLYDARLGDRRTRTNRLADYRDHDVRLAFGSDCMPLDPLLGVHHAVNAPAERQRLGVTDALRAYTGGAAYAGFDEDRLGTLAPGKRADFVVLADSPWENPDAIREIDVAATLVDGRLTHDDL; from the coding sequence GTGACAGACGCCGCAGATCTCGTGATCTCGGACGGGGTGGTCCACACGCTCGACGAGCCAGACGAGGTGTACGAGGCGGTCGCCGTCCGCGACGGCACAGTCGTCCGTCTGGGGTCGACACACGACGTGGAGTTCCTCGCCGGCCCGGAGACGGAGCGGATCGACCTGGAGGGGCGCGTGCTCCTCCCGGGGTTCGTCGACGCACACACCCACCTGACCAACGCCGGGCGTAGCCTGGTCCACGCCGACCTCTCTCCGGCCGGGTCCGCCGACGAGGCGGTCGACCTGCTGGCCCGGCGAGCCGCGGAGACGGCCGACGGAGCCAGCGCGGCCGACGCCGGCGACCCCGCCGAGTACGTCCTCGGGTTCGGCTACGACGAGAGCACCTGGCCCGAGGGGGAGTACCTCACCGCCGCACAGTTGGACTCCGTCGGCGACGACCGCCCGGTCGTCGCCTTCCGCGAGGACATGCACGTCGCCTCCGTCGACAGTGTCGCGCTGGAGCGCCACCGCGACGACATGCCGGACGACGATGTCCAGACCACCGACGGTGAGCCGACGGGTGTCGTCGTCGAGGAGGCGGTCGACCCACTGTACGAGGCCGTCGAGCCGGACCCCGGCGACACCCGCGAACTGATCGAGGCCGCACAGGCGGCCGCTGCCAGTCGAGGCGTCACCGGTGTCCACGACATGGTTCGGCGTTCACACGCGCCCGGAGTGTACCGCGAGATGGCCGCCACGGACGACCTCGACGTGCGGGTCCGGCTCAACTACTGGACGGACCACCTCGACGCCCTGATCGAGACCGGCGCGCGGACGAACCACGGGAGCGAGATGGTCCAGACCGGCGCGGTCAAGACGTACACGGACGGCTCCTTCGGCGGCCGGACGGCGAAGCTGTCGGAGCCGTACGCCGACGGCGACGGGACCGGACAGTGGGTCGTCGACCCGGCGGAGCTGCGCGAACACGTCCGGCGCGCGACGGCTCACGGCTTCCAGTTCACCGCCCACGCCATCGGTGACGAGGCCGTCCGGGCGGTCGTGGAGGCGTACGAGACACACGGCGACCCGGACGCCCGCCACCGGATCGAACACGTCGAACTGGTCGACGACGACCTGCTCGACCGGATGGCCGACGCCGGGATCGTCGCGTCCGTCCAACCGAACTTCCTGAAGTGGGCCGGCGAGGACGGACTGTACGACGCCCGGCTGGGCGACCGACGCACCCGGACGAACCGCCTGGCCGACTACCGTGACCACGACGTTCGGCTCGCCTTCGGCAGCGACTGTATGCCGCTCGACCCCCTGCTCGGCGTCCACCACGCCGTGAACGCCCCCGCCGAGCGCCAACGACTCGGCGTCACCGACGCGCTGCGGGCGTACACCGGCGGCGCGGCGTACGCCGGCTTCGACGAGGACCGTCTCGGGACGCTCGCGCCCGGCAAGCGCGCCGACTTCGTCGTCCTCGCCGACTCTCCGTGGGAGAACCCGGACGCGATCCGGGAGATCGACGTGGCCGCGACGCTCGTCGACGGCCGACTCACTCACGACGACCTGTAG
- the nadA gene encoding quinolinate synthase NadA, producing the protein MPRMETADIETDLSLFKYDNLEQLPAHYRELSEPERTERIESALSTLGDDVVILGHNYQRREIVEHADFVGDSYQLSKQAAESDAEYVVFGGVTFMAESADIITDDDQTVLLPSMEASCPMAGMAEALQVDAAWAEITEAAGDREITPVTYMNSYADLKAFCAEQGGLVCTSSNAADAFEWAFERGDAVLFLPDKHLGTNTAYELGMEDSVVEWDPWDPEGKDVEEVADAEIVLWDGYCQVHERFRESHVTELRERRPDANVVVHPECRREVVEAADVVGSTATITEVVETADPGDTWAIGTEIHLANHLDRWNPEVEVLPLCGDACMDCNAMRQIDPNYLSWILDGLVEGEERNVVSVPPREKELAGVATERMLEL; encoded by the coding sequence ATGCCTCGGATGGAGACGGCAGACATCGAGACGGACCTGAGTCTGTTCAAGTACGACAACTTAGAGCAGTTGCCGGCCCACTACCGGGAGCTGTCGGAGCCCGAACGGACCGAACGAATCGAGTCGGCGCTGTCGACGCTGGGTGACGACGTGGTGATCCTGGGTCACAACTACCAGCGCCGAGAGATCGTCGAGCACGCGGACTTCGTCGGCGACTCCTACCAGCTGTCGAAGCAGGCCGCCGAGTCGGACGCGGAGTACGTCGTCTTCGGCGGGGTGACGTTCATGGCGGAGTCGGCGGACATCATCACGGACGACGACCAGACCGTCCTGCTGCCGTCGATGGAGGCGTCGTGTCCGATGGCGGGGATGGCGGAGGCGCTACAGGTCGACGCGGCGTGGGCGGAGATCACCGAGGCGGCGGGCGACAGGGAGATCACACCCGTCACCTACATGAACAGCTACGCGGACCTGAAGGCGTTCTGTGCCGAGCAAGGGGGGCTCGTCTGTACCTCCTCGAACGCGGCCGACGCCTTCGAGTGGGCGTTCGAACGGGGTGACGCCGTCCTGTTCCTCCCGGACAAACACCTCGGGACGAACACCGCCTACGAACTCGGGATGGAGGACAGCGTTGTGGAGTGGGACCCGTGGGACCCCGAGGGCAAGGACGTAGAGGAGGTCGCCGACGCGGAGATCGTCCTCTGGGACGGCTACTGTCAGGTTCACGAACGGTTCCGCGAGAGCCACGTCACGGAGCTGCGCGAGCGACGGCCGGACGCCAACGTCGTCGTCCACCCGGAGTGTCGCCGCGAAGTCGTGGAGGCGGCGGACGTGGTCGGGTCGACGGCCACGATCACGGAGGTCGTCGAGACGGCCGACCCCGGCGACACCTGGGCCATCGGGACCGAGATCCACCTCGCCAACCACCTCGACCGGTGGAACCCGGAGGTGGAGGTGTTGCCGTTGTGTGGCGACGCCTGTATGGACTGTAACGCCATGCGCCAGATCGACCCGAACTACCTCTCGTGGATCCTCGACGGGCTCGTCGAGGGGGAAGAACGGAACGTCGTCTCCGTCCCGCCCCGCGAGAAGGAACTGGCGGGTGTCGCAACCGAACGGATGCTGGAGCTGTGA